Proteins encoded in a region of the Kiloniellales bacterium genome:
- a CDS encoding M23 family metallopeptidase, with protein MTWFRFSFLAIGLVLTLAVSSAVAGGGQVKLEGDFVQGGLVFGRAIQGAEVTLDGRRLRTDPEGRFVFGFHRDAPAEAVLSVRLPGGALEERRLAIEARDYQIQRIDGLPQNMVTPPESVYARIKADAAKVRAARAVDLERSDFLQGFIWPARGRISGIYGSQRILNGEPKRPHYGVDVAAPTGAPVWAPAGGVVTLAEDDLYYTGGTIILDHGHGLSSTFLHMETVTVKVGDEVRQGDPLGTVGATGRATGPHLDWRMNWFEARVDPQLLVGPMPQDETN; from the coding sequence ATGACGTGGTTTCGCTTCTCCTTCCTGGCCATCGGCCTCGTTCTGACCCTCGCCGTGTCTTCCGCCGTCGCCGGGGGCGGCCAGGTCAAGCTCGAAGGCGACTTCGTCCAGGGCGGGCTGGTCTTCGGCCGCGCGATCCAGGGGGCGGAGGTGACGCTCGACGGCCGCCGCCTGCGGACCGATCCCGAGGGCCGCTTTGTCTTCGGCTTCCACCGCGACGCGCCGGCCGAGGCGGTCCTCTCCGTCCGCCTCCCCGGCGGCGCGCTCGAGGAGCGGCGCCTCGCCATCGAAGCCCGCGACTACCAGATCCAGCGCATCGATGGCCTGCCGCAGAACATGGTCACCCCGCCGGAGTCGGTCTACGCGCGGATCAAGGCCGATGCCGCCAAGGTCCGCGCCGCCCGCGCCGTGGACCTCGAGCGGAGCGACTTCCTCCAGGGCTTCATCTGGCCGGCGCGGGGCCGCATCAGCGGCATCTACGGCAGCCAGCGGATCCTCAACGGCGAGCCCAAGCGGCCGCACTACGGGGTCGACGTCGCCGCGCCCACCGGCGCGCCGGTCTGGGCCCCGGCCGGCGGCGTCGTGACCCTGGCCGAGGACGACCTCTACTACACCGGCGGCACCATCATCCTCGACCATGGCCACGGCCTGTCCTCGACCTTCCTGCACATGGAGACGGTCACGGTGAAGGTCGGCGACGAGGTTCGCCAGGGCGATCCCCTGGGGACCGTCGGCGCCACCGGCCGGGCCACCGGCCCGCACCTGGACTGGCGCATGAACTGGTTCGAGGCCCGGGTCGACCCCCAGCTCCTGGTCGGCCCCATGCCCCAGGACGAGACGAACTGA